The window gtgtgtgtgtgtgtgtgtgtgtgtgtgtgtgtgtgtgtgtgtgtggggacatAGAGACATTAAACCATAGATAGACATTTCGAAAAAACGTTCAAACATTATTTACCAAAATATGTTAACTGCAAAATGAAAAGTTTACGCGGGAAGCACGTAGTTCTATTCCCTAAAAGGTGTTTTGACAACTCCATTCACTGCTGACAAgaagaaatatttatttacaaCAGAAAGAAATGTTCCGCCGTTAACGCAGGCCGAGCGAACACCTTTGAAAGCGTCTTGTACATTTGCAGGACCAGCAAACACCGCGGAGAGAGGAGCGCGGACTCGAAAGGCCTTCTGAGCGTCGGCGGCGTCTGCTGCGGTTTCTACCTGAGATGGAGAGGAATTGTTGAGCTCAAGACACGGGACCGAGTCTTCCCCGACGACGACAAAATCGTTTCCGGCGAATTCAAGGGCCGAGGCGCGATACTCCGGGCCTGAAAGGAACATTTCAGATTACATTCAGGAGGTTTTAAAATGTTTAACGAGGAACGCGTTGTTGCGACAAGGATTTTTCCTGCTGCCGGACTGCGCGGAAGCAGATGCCAAGTCGCCTTTTCAGGGACGCGAGGCAGGAACTTCAGGGACTGGCTCAAGACGGCGCGGGGCACAGAAGGAACACTGGCGcggcctgctgctgctgcccctgGAGGGTCGCGCTCCGTGGGGCAGGGAGCTCGGCCAAGGGCGGGCCGTCCCCCTCCTGGCCGCTGGGCTTGGCATCGCCCGGGTTCTGCGCGGACCCGTTCTTGCCGGCGCGCGGGAGGCGGGGCGCGTCGCCGGACGAGGTGGTGGAGGGCGTGGCCTTCCTGAAGACGACGCGGTAGTGCGGCGAGGCGTGGGCGAGGGGGCGCGCGGTGCAGGGGCAGCAGAGCGTGGTGAACCGCTGCGCCCACGGGGAGCGGGACTGGAACAGCAGGTAGATGAACGGGTTGATGGCGCTGTTGGAGGCGGACACGATGCCCATGATGGCCACGGCCTCGGGCTGCAGCCGCACAGGCAGGCGGAAGGCGATGCACATCTCGTAGGTGAGGTACGGCAGGTTGGTCAGCAGGAAGGCCGCCACGACGGCGATGCTCAGGTTGAGCGTCTTGACCTTCGCCTGCGGCAGGAGGGAGCTGCTCGCCCGCGGCTGATGCTCCTCGGACTCGACGCTCCTCCACTCCTTGAGGCTCTGCTCCCTCCCGTCcacctcgtcctcgacctcctcctccagctccacctTCTGCCACCGCCTGCTGCTGGTCCTCCTGCTCCCCGCGCGCGCGAGGCCGTTGGCGCAGTGGCGCGGCGAGGCCTCGGCGGGGGCGAGTTCGCCCCGGTGGCTCCTGAGGGAGAAGGTGCGGTCGTGGCGCGTCAGCGACAGCAGGATGGCGGAGTAGAGCACCACCATGAGCACGCACGGCACCACGGTCACCATCAGGAAGATCGCCAGCATGTACACCTGCCGCACCTGCGCAAGAGAAGGCACGCGTTACTTCCGAGGAACAAACCTATTTTTAACCACTGTTTTCACCCAAAGATTTCGATCAAAGTCCCAAACGATACAAACAAAAAACCTTCCATTCTCATCTATTCTtccatccccgccctccctttccAGCGAAAAGCAACGAACTTTTTCCCCTCGACCTCGCAGCCTCTCCCCGCCTGTCCTCTTACCTCGGTCGACAGTTCCCCGGAGTAGAACTTTGACACGCAGTAGTAATCCCCTCCCTCGGGCCTGCCGCTCCCTCCGCCCCTTAATCCTCCTGAAGGGACGAGGTGGAAGGTGTACAGATTGGGCAGCGCCGGCAGGAGGGAAGCCGCCCACGCCCCCAGAGCCAGCCAGTGGGGCGAAGACGTCCTGACCCGCAGAGGATACACGATGGCGAGGCAGCGGTCGATCGCGATGCTGACCAGGACGAAGTTGGAGCTGCTGATGGCGAAGGTCTGCAGCACCTTGTTGACCCTGCAGAAGACGTCCCCGGCCAGCCACGCGCGGTCCATCACCTCCCACGTGagctggggaggaaggggcgtgAATGGGCCTGCAGGGGAGGCGGAGGAccggagggaagggcgaggggaggcggaggactgagaggagggcgaggggaggctgAGGTTtcagaggagggcgagggaagggagaggactgagaggagggcgaggggagtctCAGGGGAGGTTTGAGGGGATTTgagcagagagcgagaagagactGCGTAGAAGGCGAGAGCAAGCTGAGGGAAAGGCGAGGGGAGACAGGACCGagatgagggcgaggggaggccgaaggaagggcgaagaggggaagggacgaggaggggattGGCACCGCAAAAGAATTCACGGGAACACCAAATGAAGCGAAAATGTTCACTAAGTTGATATCAGTTTTAAAAGACGAAAAATGAGAAAttagaaataatggaaataatgacaacgatggtaatgatggtgatgctactGATAATAGAAGAAGCAAcggagatagtgataatgataacaataatgataaggatgaaagtacttagagcaataacaatagtattaa is drawn from Penaeus vannamei isolate JL-2024 unplaced genomic scaffold, ASM4276789v1 unanchor753, whole genome shotgun sequence and contains these coding sequences:
- the LOC138861060 gene encoding annetocin receptor-like, producing the protein MDRAWLAGDVFCRVNKVLQTFAISSSNFVLVSIAIDRCLAIVYPLRVRTSSPHWLALGAWAASLLPALPNLYTFHLVPSGGLRGGGSGRPEGGDYYCVSKFYSGELSTEVRQVYMLAIFLMVTVVPCVLMVVLYSAILLSLTRHDRTFSLRSHRGELAPAEASPRHCANGLARAGSRRTSSRRWQKVELEEEVEDEVDGREQSLKEWRSVESEEHQPRASSSLLPQAKVKTLNLSIAVVAAFLLTNLPYLTYEMCIAFRLPVRLQPEAVAIMGIVSASNSAINPFIYLLFQSRSPWAQRFTTLCCPCTARPLAHASPHYRVVFRKATPSTTSSGDAPRLPRAGKNGSAQNPGDAKPSGQEGDGPPLAELPAPRSATLQGQQQQAAPVFLLCPAPS